A genomic region of Jeotgalibaca ciconiae contains the following coding sequences:
- the fliQ gene encoding flagellar biosynthesis protein FliQ, which translates to MTLESSLDIVREAFLVIITVAGPVLLVALVVGLFISIIQAATQIQEQTLSFVPKVLAVIGSLIVLGNFMLNSIVSFTERIFEIISGL; encoded by the coding sequence ATGACGTTAGAAAGTAGTTTAGATATCGTAAGAGAAGCTTTTCTCGTAATTATTACGGTAGCAGGGCCAGTTTTGCTAGTGGCTTTAGTTGTAGGGCTGTTTATTAGTATTATCCAAGCTGCCACACAAATCCAAGAACAGACCCTGAGTTTCGTGCCAAAAGTTTTAGCGGTTATTGGCTCACTGATTGTGCTGGGGAACTTCATGTTAAATTCCATAGTCAGTTTTACTGAAAGAATTTTTGAAATCATTTCTGGATTGTAG
- a CDS encoding motility protein A, with protein sequence MKRSYVSVISLAVGFAMIFWAIIDGGGSVGAFVDVPSIIITVFGSFCALLISYPIEQIKKVPRVLKKLVASPDVDREELIERIVELARIARSQGLLALDNELAEIENEFLSEGLKMVVDGMDPETIEEILEMKISNMEDRHGIGQGIFLKWSELAPAFGMIGTLIGLINMLGALTDPSTIGSGMAIALITTFYGSFLANLVFVPIATNLQSKTEVEVLISEMILEGVLGIQGGQNPRIIEQKLTSYLDGKPKRTRVADSQAVLQSEGQGYA encoded by the coding sequence ATGAAAAGAAGTTACGTTTCAGTCATATCATTAGCAGTAGGATTTGCAATGATTTTTTGGGCTATCATTGATGGCGGAGGCAGCGTTGGAGCATTCGTTGACGTTCCTTCTATTATCATCACTGTATTTGGTTCTTTCTGTGCGCTTTTAATTAGTTATCCCATCGAGCAAATCAAGAAAGTTCCCCGGGTCTTAAAGAAACTAGTTGCATCGCCTGATGTGGACCGAGAAGAACTAATAGAGCGAATTGTTGAACTGGCTCGAATCGCTAGGAGCCAAGGTCTTTTAGCTTTGGACAACGAATTGGCTGAAATCGAGAATGAGTTTTTATCAGAAGGCTTAAAGATGGTGGTAGACGGAATGGATCCAGAGACCATTGAAGAAATATTAGAAATGAAAATTTCTAATATGGAAGATCGCCATGGAATTGGACAAGGGATATTTCTAAAATGGAGTGAATTGGCTCCTGCTTTCGGTATGATAGGAACTTTGATTGGTTTGATTAACATGTTGGGAGCTCTAACCGACCCAAGTACAATCGGATCGGGGATGGCAATTGCATTGATTACTACTTTTTACGGTAGTTTCTTAGCGAACTTGGTGTTTGTTCCAATCGCAACGAATCTACAATCGAAAACAGAGGTAGAAGTATTAATCTCTGAGATGATTCTTGAAGGGGTATTAGGAATTCAAGGTGGGCAAAATCCACGTATCATCGAACAAAAATTAACCAGTTATTTAGATGGGAAACCCAAACGGACACGTGTAGCAGATTCACAGGCAGTGCTGCAAAGTGAGGGACAAGGTTATGCGTAA
- the flhB gene encoding flagellar biosynthesis protein FlhB, translating to MSEKDGKTEKATPKKLRDARKKGELAKSQELSSSITFAIFALVGVTLVTYTLENAYPFLIRMLTIPKSVDTIQNDLNQIGLQAILYFFIFVGPFLLVGFVGAYLANVMQVGLLFSKEALKPKLSRLNPVSGLKNMFSTTALFNLAKNLAKLGLLLWVALSSAEEAGYYALNAGRVGTEKLFFLMLEIIKSVSANLAGLLFVLGAADFAYQKYSFQKKMRMSKQEIKDEYKEMEGDPQVKSQRKQKYRQLTRGMVKDVDTATVVITNPTHLAIAIRYDRSKDDVPIVVAKGADHMAAIIRERAKDHDVPIMENKPIARALYQTVDAGQSVPADMYQAIAEILALVYQMEELQKKKI from the coding sequence ATGTCTGAAAAGGACGGAAAAACAGAAAAGGCCACCCCAAAGAAGCTTCGCGATGCCCGAAAAAAAGGAGAACTCGCGAAGAGTCAAGAATTGTCCAGTTCCATAACGTTTGCGATTTTTGCTTTGGTGGGTGTGACACTCGTTACTTATACATTGGAAAATGCTTATCCTTTTTTAATCCGGATGCTGACCATTCCCAAATCCGTTGATACGATTCAAAATGATTTGAATCAAATCGGCTTGCAAGCTATTCTTTATTTCTTTATTTTTGTCGGTCCCTTCCTATTGGTTGGCTTTGTTGGTGCTTATCTCGCGAATGTCATGCAAGTTGGGCTTCTTTTTTCAAAAGAAGCATTGAAGCCAAAACTTAGTCGATTGAACCCAGTGAGCGGATTAAAAAATATGTTCAGTACAACAGCCTTATTCAATCTCGCAAAAAATTTAGCGAAGCTGGGTTTGCTGCTCTGGGTTGCTCTTTCTTCTGCGGAAGAAGCAGGCTATTATGCACTGAATGCCGGGAGAGTGGGAACGGAAAAACTATTCTTTCTTATGCTGGAAATCATTAAAAGTGTGAGCGCAAATTTGGCAGGACTCTTGTTTGTATTAGGAGCAGCGGACTTTGCCTATCAAAAGTATAGTTTCCAAAAGAAAATGAGAATGAGTAAACAGGAAATAAAAGATGAATACAAGGAAATGGAAGGCGATCCGCAAGTGAAGTCGCAGCGGAAACAAAAATATCGTCAGTTAACGCGTGGGATGGTAAAGGATGTTGATACGGCAACGGTTGTGATTACAAACCCAACGCATCTAGCTATTGCCATTCGATATGATCGTTCAAAAGATGATGTTCCAATTGTTGTAGCAAAAGGAGCCGATCACATGGCAGCTATTATCCGGGAACGCGCGAAAGACCATGATGTTCCCATTATGGAGAACAAACCAATCGCACGGGCTTTGTATCAGACAGTCGATGCAGGCCAGTCGGTACCCGCGGACATGTATCAAGCCATTGCGGAAATCTTAGCTCTTGTCTATCAAATGGAAGAGTTACAGAAAAAGAAAATTTAA
- a CDS encoding flagellar biosynthetic protein FliR: MSPSLQVFLLVLVRVSSFIFISPGFSLKGMPAFMKIGLSVGLSFPVYSVLPVFSESYAFPVFAWFATKEALIGLTIGYISLLFFTAAEMAGSLADAQAGFTMAALLDPSLGINMSFLGKVYYWLTLAIFFIADLHHLMIQAIVYSFQQVPIATTTAAIQTEGIVTLFSMVFTAAFNLAAPLMIVALLTEILLGVLSRTVPQINVLILSMPLKVLVIVIFMLAFLPVLLENLSAFLPLMIKYTNEFIRSLSIG; encoded by the coding sequence GTGTCGCCAAGTTTGCAGGTTTTTTTATTAGTATTGGTGCGAGTCAGTTCTTTCATATTCATTTCGCCAGGATTTTCTCTCAAAGGAATGCCCGCTTTTATGAAGATTGGTCTTTCTGTTGGATTGAGTTTTCCCGTTTATAGTGTTCTTCCTGTTTTTTCAGAATCCTATGCTTTTCCAGTATTTGCTTGGTTCGCAACAAAAGAAGCGTTAATTGGTTTGACAATCGGTTATATCTCTTTACTATTCTTCACTGCTGCGGAAATGGCAGGCTCGCTTGCAGATGCGCAGGCCGGTTTCACAATGGCTGCTTTACTGGATCCTTCATTGGGCATCAACATGTCTTTTCTAGGAAAAGTTTACTATTGGTTAACTCTAGCGATTTTTTTTATTGCAGACCTGCATCATTTAATGATTCAAGCGATTGTCTATTCTTTCCAGCAAGTACCGATTGCAACGACTACAGCGGCCATTCAAACCGAGGGAATTGTAACACTTTTCTCGATGGTATTTACAGCTGCTTTTAATCTAGCAGCACCTTTAATGATAGTTGCGCTCTTAACGGAGATTTTATTAGGAGTACTTTCTCGAACGGTGCCGCAAATTAACGTTTTGATTTTAAGTATGCCCTTAAAAGTACTTGTGATTGTTATTTTTATGCTTGCTTTTCTGCCAGTGCTTTTGGAAAATCTATCTGCTTTCCTGCCACTGATGATTAAGTATACGAACGAGTTCATTCGTTCGCTGTCTATTGGATAA
- a CDS encoding sigma-70 family RNA polymerase sigma factor has product MYSEYEQSREDQILQYLPLVEKVVNGINVKSREYERGDLINFGVIGLMDAIEKYDHLQKVPFESYAYLRIRGAIIDEVRKTSHVSRNGMDKVKKFYRAKEDLQNSLKRDPSEKEIMQSMNLSEKQLDDIYDIIHQLSAVSLEQLIFNEDGNGTTLVEFIEDPHTEQAEDLVLLQEQKAYLVEAVKQLTEREQQILQLYYHDKLPLKEIAYIFDVSVPRISQIHGKAIVKLRDYIGREYRD; this is encoded by the coding sequence ATGTATTCTGAATATGAACAAAGCCGAGAAGATCAGATTCTTCAATATTTACCATTGGTAGAAAAAGTTGTGAATGGAATTAATGTGAAAAGCCGTGAATATGAACGAGGAGATTTAATCAATTTTGGTGTAATCGGATTGATGGATGCCATTGAAAAATACGATCATCTTCAAAAAGTTCCATTTGAAAGCTATGCGTATTTACGAATTCGCGGCGCCATTATTGACGAAGTTCGAAAGACTTCCCATGTATCTCGAAATGGAATGGACAAAGTAAAGAAATTCTATCGTGCCAAAGAAGATTTACAAAATTCTTTAAAACGTGACCCTTCTGAGAAGGAAATCATGCAGAGTATGAATTTATCTGAAAAACAGTTGGATGATATTTATGATATTATTCACCAGCTTTCAGCAGTAAGTTTAGAACAGTTGATATTTAATGAAGATGGTAATGGCACAACGCTTGTTGAGTTTATTGAAGATCCGCATACGGAACAAGCAGAAGATTTAGTATTGCTGCAAGAACAAAAAGCTTACTTGGTTGAAGCGGTTAAGCAGCTGACTGAGAGAGAACAACAAATTCTCCAGTTATATTATCATGATAAGCTGCCATTGAAAGAAATTGCTTATATCTTTGATGTTTCAGTACCACGCATTTCCCAAATTCACGGAAAGGCGATCGTTAAACTAAGAGATTATATTGGGAGGGAATACCGTGATTAG
- the flhA gene encoding flagellar biosynthesis protein FlhA, whose translation MNILKKAQRRTATMDISVSIFVVMILAMIILPLPVGILDFMLVLNLALSITILLLTLFTKSVLEFSSFPTVLLITTMFRLGLSVASTRLILTEGNAGQVIDTFANLVAGNNMIVGAVIFLIIFIVQMIVVTSGSSRVSEVSARFTLDAMPGKQMSIDSDLASGLITEEDARKRRSDLERETQFYGAMDGASKFVKGDATASIIITLINLLGGVLIFSLQHGMGIGEALNQFGKLTIGDGLVSQIPALLISIASGILVTRSGTSKSFGSSLVPELFSTTKVMFILCGIMIVFGFTPGFPTFTFLMVGIASGVGGYLLNENEKAQKEKNIQSEQEQLAQKRTERDKNTKEVIVPHQVDAISIEIGYGLIGIADESKDENIMSQVLIIRKQFAQELGLLLGPIRIRDNLQLEMNEYAIKIKGNTQAKGTLYMDKELMLIPDGQEVSFKGIPAKEPAFGLDALWIESSDREMAEISDFTVVDPLTVLVTHLKETIRLNSYSLLGRQEVKQLLEGLKDKYNVVIDELIPDVLRLGEVQKVLQNLLKEQIPITDMVTILETLADYGNTVKDTELLTEYVRQALKYTVVQPYMDETQTLHVVTVHPDTEELLGRNIQKSSAGSIPVLQGDVITRLFDSIKTIHFQLEAQGIPHILLVSPKIRPAMKNLINYNFPELAVLSLNEVPNEIAITAAGMVESIV comes from the coding sequence ATGAATATTTTGAAAAAAGCACAAAGAAGAACGGCAACGATGGACATCAGTGTATCGATTTTTGTCGTAATGATTCTAGCGATGATTATTCTTCCTTTACCAGTAGGTATATTGGATTTTATGCTGGTCTTGAATTTGGCTCTTTCTATTACAATTTTATTATTAACCTTATTTACGAAAAGCGTCTTGGAATTTTCTAGTTTTCCAACTGTTTTATTGATCACTACCATGTTTCGCCTTGGATTAAGTGTGGCTTCCACACGACTGATCTTGACTGAAGGAAATGCCGGGCAAGTAATCGATACCTTCGCCAACTTAGTAGCCGGTAATAACATGATTGTTGGAGCGGTTATTTTTCTAATCATCTTTATCGTGCAGATGATCGTTGTAACGAGCGGTTCGAGCCGGGTATCGGAAGTATCTGCCCGCTTTACCTTGGATGCGATGCCTGGAAAACAAATGTCGATTGACTCTGATTTGGCTTCCGGATTGATTACTGAAGAAGATGCTCGTAAACGCCGCAGTGACTTAGAGCGCGAAACGCAGTTCTATGGAGCGATGGATGGGGCAAGTAAATTCGTTAAAGGCGATGCAACGGCGAGTATTATCATCACCTTAATCAACTTACTTGGTGGTGTATTAATTTTCTCCCTGCAACATGGTATGGGAATTGGAGAGGCATTAAATCAATTTGGTAAGTTAACGATTGGAGATGGGTTGGTAAGTCAGATTCCAGCTTTGCTGATCTCGATTGCCTCTGGTATTTTGGTAACTCGTTCTGGAACATCTAAAAGTTTTGGTAGTTCTTTAGTTCCCGAATTATTTTCAACTACAAAAGTAATGTTTATCCTTTGTGGCATCATGATTGTATTTGGCTTCACTCCTGGCTTTCCTACTTTTACCTTCTTAATGGTTGGGATAGCTTCTGGCGTAGGTGGCTATCTATTGAATGAAAATGAAAAAGCACAAAAAGAAAAAAACATTCAATCTGAGCAAGAGCAACTTGCTCAAAAAAGAACCGAACGTGATAAAAATACAAAAGAAGTCATTGTGCCGCATCAAGTGGATGCCATCTCTATTGAGATTGGCTACGGATTGATCGGTATCGCCGATGAAAGTAAAGACGAAAATATTATGAGCCAAGTATTGATTATTCGTAAGCAATTCGCACAAGAACTAGGGCTGTTATTAGGACCGATTCGGATTCGCGATAATTTGCAATTAGAGATGAACGAATATGCTATTAAGATAAAGGGGAATACGCAAGCAAAAGGTACCCTTTATATGGACAAAGAATTGATGTTGATTCCCGATGGACAAGAAGTTTCCTTTAAAGGGATTCCAGCAAAAGAGCCGGCTTTTGGTTTAGATGCATTATGGATTGAATCTTCTGACCGAGAAATGGCAGAAATTAGTGACTTTACAGTTGTAGATCCACTCACTGTTCTTGTTACACATTTGAAAGAAACCATCCGCTTGAACAGCTATTCTCTCTTGGGACGACAAGAAGTGAAGCAGTTACTTGAAGGATTGAAGGATAAATACAATGTTGTTATTGATGAATTGATTCCAGATGTGTTGCGTTTAGGAGAAGTTCAAAAAGTCCTGCAGAATCTACTGAAAGAGCAAATTCCTATTACAGATATGGTTACCATTTTAGAAACTCTTGCTGACTATGGAAATACTGTGAAAGATACGGAACTATTAACAGAATATGTTCGCCAAGCCTTGAAGTATACCGTTGTTCAACCCTATATGGATGAAACGCAAACCCTACATGTCGTAACGGTACATCCAGATACAGAAGAATTATTGGGACGAAATATTCAAAAATCTTCTGCCGGCTCCATCCCTGTTTTACAGGGAGATGTCATTACAAGATTATTTGATTCCATCAAAACGATTCATTTTCAATTGGAGGCGCAGGGGATTCCCCACATTCTCCTAGTTTCGCCCAAAATTCGTCCTGCAATGAAGAATTTAATTAATTATAATTTTCCTGAATTGGCAGTCTTATCATTAAATGAAGTGCCAAATGAAATTGCGATTACAGCAGCAGGAATGGTTGAGTCAATCGTGTAG
- a CDS encoding flagellar hook-basal body complex protein gives MLKSLYSGVSGMKNIQTKMDVISNNIANVNTTGFKSGRVRFEDMISQTLANAQTNVNAKQVGLGVQVGSIDNVMGGGNLQSTGRDLDFGIENGDNSFFTVSADGEDDEVYYTRDGGFYINPDNELVTASGYHVLGVMSPAKLDENFDITSLEYDEATGISKISIPKTMTDAAGVAQDLDSYSIDGNGLIYGVYNGESYVIGQVSLTNFSNPSGLEKIGGNMYQASNNSGEAQVGAAHQSEYGTIRSGFLEMSNVDLSNEFTEMIVASRAYQANSRSITTSDQMLEELLALKR, from the coding sequence ATGTTAAAATCTTTATACTCTGGTGTTAGTGGAATGAAGAATATTCAAACAAAAATGGATGTTATCTCAAATAATATTGCGAACGTAAATACAACTGGTTTTAAGTCAGGCCGTGTTCGTTTTGAAGATATGATCAGTCAGACACTCGCAAATGCCCAAACAAATGTTAACGCAAAACAAGTTGGATTAGGTGTTCAAGTTGGGTCCATTGATAACGTTATGGGTGGAGGAAACTTACAATCTACTGGTAGAGACTTAGACTTTGGGATTGAAAATGGCGATAACTCCTTCTTTACTGTAAGTGCAGATGGAGAAGACGATGAAGTTTACTACACAAGAGATGGCGGTTTTTATATTAACCCAGATAATGAACTTGTAACAGCATCCGGCTATCATGTGCTGGGAGTAATGTCTCCTGCAAAACTTGATGAAAATTTTGATATTACTTCTCTTGAATACGATGAGGCAACAGGAATCAGTAAAATTTCGATTCCAAAAACAATGACAGATGCTGCTGGTGTTGCACAAGATTTAGATAGCTATTCGATTGATGGAAATGGTTTAATCTACGGTGTTTACAATGGTGAATCTTATGTAATCGGACAAGTGTCACTAACGAATTTCAGTAATCCAAGCGGACTTGAAAAAATCGGGGGCAACATGTACCAAGCTTCTAATAACTCAGGAGAAGCTCAAGTAGGTGCAGCCCACCAATCTGAATACGGTACAATCCGTAGTGGCTTCTTAGAAATGTCAAATGTGGATTTATCGAATGAATTTACTGAAATGATTGTAGCGAGCCGTGCTTACCAAGCAAACTCACGTAGTATCACGACTTCTGATCAAATGTTAGAAGAGCTATTAGCATTAAAACGTTAA
- a CDS encoding flagellar biosynthetic protein FliO: MGMEYVLKSVVALLIIIVAANFLLQKMNRLSSKGSPNMQIVERMAVSRTSSICIVEIMGKYYLMSCTEQHNEILKELDETEMKRSTSSSFLMNQLKEKRSSN; this comes from the coding sequence ATGGGAATGGAATATGTTTTGAAGAGTGTCGTGGCTCTGTTGATTATTATTGTTGCAGCAAATTTTTTATTGCAAAAAATGAATCGACTCTCATCAAAAGGCAGCCCAAACATGCAAATAGTTGAAAGAATGGCTGTCAGCCGTACTTCTTCTATTTGTATCGTTGAGATTATGGGAAAGTATTATTTGATGAGTTGCACCGAACAACATAATGAAATTCTCAAAGAGTTGGATGAAACTGAGATGAAGAGAAGCACCTCTTCTAGTTTTCTTATGAATCAATTGAAAGAAAAGAGGAGTAGCAATTGA
- the fliP gene encoding flagellar type III secretion system pore protein FliP (The bacterial flagellar biogenesis protein FliP forms a type III secretion system (T3SS)-type pore required for flagellar assembly.), which yields MKPILLSLFILFSTMPAVKATGLEDILSDGAATPDAVKLYVLLGLLSIIPAFLILTTSFTRIIIVLSFLRSSLGTQQNPPNMLLTGLAMFLTVFIMQPIYSQVNDEALQPFLNDEISIEVALERAEVPIKDFMLDQTRAKDLQLFLELSNADLEIESRADIPLSATIPAFAISELRTAFTIGFLLFIPFLIIDMVVASILMSMGMFMLSPVMISLPFKLLLFVLVDGWYLVVESVVLGFF from the coding sequence ATGAAGCCGATATTGCTCTCTCTTTTCATCCTTTTTTCTACTATGCCTGCTGTAAAGGCAACTGGATTAGAAGATATTCTGTCAGACGGCGCAGCGACGCCTGATGCAGTGAAATTATATGTTTTACTTGGATTATTGAGCATTATTCCTGCTTTCTTAATTTTAACGACGAGTTTTACGCGTATCATCATTGTCTTATCCTTTTTGAGAAGCTCACTAGGAACGCAGCAGAATCCACCGAATATGTTACTGACTGGTTTAGCAATGTTTCTGACGGTTTTTATTATGCAACCAATTTATTCTCAAGTAAATGACGAAGCACTTCAGCCATTTTTGAATGATGAGATTAGCATTGAAGTAGCTTTGGAGAGGGCAGAAGTCCCAATTAAAGATTTCATGCTGGATCAAACAAGAGCAAAAGATTTGCAATTATTTTTAGAATTATCTAACGCTGATTTAGAGATTGAATCCCGAGCAGACATTCCATTGTCGGCAACGATTCCTGCATTTGCGATCAGTGAGCTCCGAACGGCATTTACCATTGGTTTTTTGCTATTTATCCCTTTTCTGATTATTGATATGGTTGTAGCGAGTATTTTAATGTCGATGGGAATGTTCATGTTATCCCCGGTAATGATTTCCTTACCGTTCAAATTGTTGTTATTTGTATTAGTTGATGGTTGGTATTTAGTTGTGGAGTCAGTAGTTTTAGGCTTTTTCTAG
- a CDS encoding flagellar FlbD family protein, with product MIILKTVAGKDFFLNCELIYRIDENFDTIITLTNGKTIPVANTGEEITEKVIAYKRRIMNAVDYIEGRDSE from the coding sequence GTGATTATTTTGAAAACTGTCGCAGGGAAGGATTTTTTCTTGAATTGCGAACTAATTTATCGGATTGATGAGAATTTTGACACGATTATCACGTTAACAAATGGTAAAACAATTCCTGTGGCTAACACAGGAGAAGAAATTACAGAAAAAGTTATCGCATATAAGCGAAGAATCATGAATGCTGTGGATTACATTGAAGGGAGGGATAGCGAATGA
- a CDS encoding flagellar motor protein MotB, which produces MRKKKKKEVQSAGSPLWMTTFSDLVTLLLTFFILLFSMSSVSDDKFNKMASSLSGAFTGGNGILDGIIMPPEELVDEQVDEAVDTSSFDPELLDMYHEVYYFVQEHGLEDKISLTADQDGIYVNMNSTILFGVESSAVSTDGRELLTSVAELINRFENKIIVEGYTDDIPNQYGQYPTNWELSVSRAVSVVRYLSENESVDPNRLSAVGYGEHKPLVPNDSAANRAKNRRVNIVVVYEREE; this is translated from the coding sequence ATGCGTAAGAAAAAGAAAAAGGAAGTTCAGAGCGCTGGCTCACCGCTTTGGATGACAACTTTCTCTGACTTAGTAACGCTACTATTAACCTTCTTTATTCTTTTGTTCTCCATGTCATCAGTAAGCGATGATAAGTTTAATAAAATGGCATCGTCCTTGTCTGGGGCATTTACGGGTGGAAATGGGATTTTAGATGGAATCATTATGCCACCAGAGGAACTCGTGGATGAGCAAGTTGATGAAGCGGTTGATACGTCCTCCTTTGATCCTGAATTATTGGACATGTACCATGAAGTCTATTATTTTGTGCAAGAACATGGATTAGAAGACAAAATTTCATTGACGGCTGATCAAGACGGTATCTACGTAAATATGAATAGTACTATTTTGTTTGGAGTAGAAAGTTCTGCTGTATCAACAGATGGAAGAGAATTACTAACTTCTGTAGCGGAATTAATTAATCGTTTTGAAAATAAAATTATCGTTGAAGGATATACTGATGATATTCCTAATCAATATGGGCAATATCCAACGAACTGGGAACTATCGGTTAGTCGAGCTGTTTCAGTGGTTCGTTATTTGAGCGAAAATGAAAGTGTCGATCCGAATCGCCTTTCTGCCGTTGGTTATGGAGAACACAAGCCTCTTGTGCCAAATGATTCAGCTGCAAACCGCGCTAAAAATCGACGAGTGAATATCGTCGTTGTGTATGAACGGGAGGAATAA
- a CDS encoding flagellar basal body-associated FliL family protein, whose amino-acid sequence MKNEKNNGGLTLPKIIILGVVIAILAIGGGVIGSMFDSEKAAEFFAATDEETVEITVPLSEFLLNLKPVSSNDKSYLRIEFSFMVLRPEDEEELLAQEAVVRDAVIAILRQKTADTIFSEENGSLTVKTEIKEKVNEIIGRPIIEDIYVTNMVMQ is encoded by the coding sequence TTGAAAAATGAAAAGAATAACGGGGGACTTACTCTTCCTAAAATTATTATATTGGGTGTCGTAATTGCCATCCTCGCTATTGGAGGCGGAGTAATCGGCTCGATGTTTGACTCTGAAAAAGCTGCAGAATTTTTTGCGGCAACAGATGAAGAAACAGTAGAGATTACCGTTCCTTTGTCAGAATTTTTATTAAATTTAAAACCTGTTTCTTCTAATGATAAAAGTTACTTACGAATCGAATTTTCATTTATGGTATTGAGACCAGAAGATGAAGAGGAACTGCTTGCCCAAGAAGCTGTCGTTCGTGATGCAGTGATTGCCATTTTACGTCAAAAGACTGCTGATACAATTTTTTCAGAAGAAAATGGCAGCTTAACAGTTAAGACAGAAATAAAAGAAAAAGTAAATGAAATAATCGGTCGTCCAATTATTGAAGATATTTATGTGACGAATATGGTTATGCAATAA
- a CDS encoding flagellar hook capping FlgD N-terminal domain-containing protein: protein MEISQNFTIGSTNQVQTAAKKSNSDMNMDDFLKILAASLQMPSMGGSEGGSDSSMDYMSQMIQFSTIEQLQDLSESLTTTMLMTQQQQALSMIGKEATVVQDGERVTGIVEKAKFLNGYATLQINGKDYYMSSVMEVGANTQ from the coding sequence ATGGAAATTTCACAGAATTTTACAATTGGCTCTACTAATCAAGTGCAAACGGCTGCTAAGAAATCAAACTCCGATATGAATATGGATGATTTCCTGAAAATATTGGCCGCTTCATTGCAAATGCCATCTATGGGCGGTAGTGAAGGTGGATCAGATAGTTCGATGGATTATATGAGTCAAATGATTCAGTTCAGCACCATTGAGCAGTTACAAGATTTATCAGAATCATTAACGACAACGATGCTGATGACGCAACAACAACAAGCACTATCGATGATTGGGAAAGAGGCAACAGTGGTACAGGATGGCGAACGGGTTACGGGAATTGTGGAAAAAGCAAAATTTTTAAACGGATATGCGACTCTTCAAATTAATGGAAAAGATTACTATATGAGCAGCGTCATGGAAGTTGGAGCGAATACTCAGTGA
- a CDS encoding TIGR02530 family flagellar biosynthesis protein codes for MNLRINQPSYPIPNPLQKPIVQDKKEFQSVLSEKKLNDLKISNHAQKRLEQRGLHLEENDYTQLNSAVDELEEKGSKNSLLLYKDLALIASIHNRTIITALDRDEVDTITNIDSTKFVKTQGLDRKEASSTDRLM; via the coding sequence GTGAATTTACGAATAAACCAACCGTCGTATCCAATACCCAATCCATTACAGAAACCAATCGTCCAGGATAAGAAAGAATTTCAATCTGTCTTATCAGAAAAAAAGTTAAATGATTTAAAAATATCCAACCATGCACAAAAGCGTCTGGAACAGCGTGGTCTTCATCTAGAAGAAAATGATTATACACAGTTAAATTCAGCCGTGGATGAATTAGAGGAAAAAGGCTCAAAAAATTCTTTATTGCTTTACAAAGATTTGGCTTTAATCGCCAGTATCCATAATCGCACCATTATTACTGCGCTAGACCGTGATGAGGTTGATACCATTACGAATATTGACAGTACAAAATTTGTAAAAACACAAGGGCTGGACCGCAAGGAAGCCTCGTCTACTGACCGATTGATGTAG